The following proteins are encoded in a genomic region of Planococcus lenghuensis:
- the galE gene encoding UDP-glucose 4-epimerase GalE: MKVLVTGGLGYIGSHTVTELCRNGIDSVVLDCVNDWQEKLVKLERACDAPVRYVHCNLLDIYSLRSVFRQYQFDAVIHFAGLKAVGESVKEPLKYYEHNLGMTINLLKVMDEMNVKKLIFSSSATVYGNNSKPPIRETEPTSVLNPYGRTKLMIEEMLEDLYGADSTWRIGVLRYFNPVGAHESGLIGENPQGTPNNLMPFLTQVASGERSELSIFGGDYETKDGTGVRDFIHIMDLADGHVKMLSYLTNHAGKHTFNLGTGKGYSVLDMVTIFEQVNNVRVPYKVTSRRPGDTAVCYADPSKAEKVLNWKAIRGIREMCIDAWRWEKEMKRQKTFFLERLPDFVRSE; this comes from the coding sequence ATGAAAGTACTTGTAACAGGAGGACTAGGCTATATCGGAAGTCATACTGTCACAGAGCTATGCAGAAACGGAATAGATAGTGTAGTTCTAGATTGCGTGAATGATTGGCAGGAAAAATTAGTAAAGCTGGAAAGGGCCTGTGATGCACCAGTCCGGTATGTGCATTGTAATTTGCTGGATATCTATTCACTCCGATCAGTCTTCAGGCAATACCAATTCGATGCGGTCATTCACTTCGCAGGATTGAAGGCGGTCGGCGAATCCGTCAAGGAACCACTTAAATACTATGAACATAACCTCGGTATGACCATCAATTTGCTCAAAGTGATGGATGAGATGAACGTGAAAAAACTGATTTTCAGCAGTTCTGCTACCGTGTATGGAAATAATAGCAAGCCGCCAATTCGGGAAACAGAGCCTACCAGTGTTTTAAATCCATATGGCCGGACAAAATTAATGATTGAAGAAATGCTGGAGGATTTGTATGGAGCAGATTCTACTTGGCGAATTGGTGTGCTGCGTTATTTCAATCCGGTTGGTGCCCATGAATCCGGATTGATCGGTGAAAATCCTCAAGGCACACCGAACAATTTGATGCCATTTCTTACGCAAGTGGCAAGTGGTGAACGCTCTGAATTAAGTATTTTCGGAGGGGATTATGAGACAAAAGACGGCACTGGGGTCCGTGATTTCATCCATATCATGGATTTGGCAGATGGGCACGTTAAGATGCTCAGCTATTTGACAAACCACGCTGGCAAACACACATTCAACCTTGGAACAGGTAAGGGATATTCTGTTCTTGATATGGTGACTATTTTCGAACAGGTAAATAACGTGCGGGTTCCGTATAAAGTCACTTCGAGGCGCCCGGGAGACACTGCAGTATGTTATGCAGATCCTTCTAAAGCAGAGAAAGTGCTGAACTGGAAAGCGATTAGAGGAATCCGGGAGATGTGCATCGACGCTTGGCGCTGGGAAAAAGAAATGAAAAGACAAAAAACATTCTTTTTGGAGAGGCTGCCTGATTTCGTGAGAAGTGAATAA
- the murJ gene encoding murein biosynthesis integral membrane protein MurJ, protein MEKTVISMMIVIVMTKVLGFTRDIILAYFYGASNISDAYLISMTIPSVFFAIVALGIHTSFIPVYTRLRENEGERAAALFTSNLTNIVLLFTVLMTVILMLFPTVAVQLFASGFDEETRQLAITFTRISAIGMMFTALIFISQGLLEVHGRYTLSSLSGLPLNILTILFIYLSVEYHLYLLAVGTLVALAGQFLFFGPALWKIGYRHKWKISLKEKSIRNIFYMAMPVVIGVSVNQLNVLVDRTLASRIIEGGISAIAYTDRVVYFIQGIFITALVTVMFPKITKLAARKNMQQLKEIVGKVISAAMLLVIPSTIGMMLFSKEIIALLFGRGAFGEAEVAMTGGVLFFYSLGLLGYGLREVLTKVFYSLEDTKTPMINATCTVVLNIGLNLVLSKTMGINGLALATSISALTSIVLLYAALVRKIGTLHTKDTVADLWKALLASGIMGIAAKGMYEAAGEITPGIIALGIGILTGVLVYGGVLWLLRQNDVIRYQMRIWTIAKK, encoded by the coding sequence ATGGAGAAAACAGTAATATCAATGATGATTGTCATCGTGATGACTAAAGTACTTGGCTTTACGAGAGATATCATTCTGGCATATTTCTACGGAGCTTCAAATATATCTGATGCCTATCTGATTTCAATGACGATTCCTTCCGTCTTTTTTGCGATTGTGGCACTCGGAATCCATACCAGCTTCATCCCTGTCTATACAAGATTGCGAGAAAACGAGGGAGAACGAGCCGCAGCACTGTTTACTTCAAATCTAACCAATATTGTTCTCCTTTTCACAGTGCTCATGACGGTAATTCTGATGCTGTTTCCAACAGTGGCGGTTCAGTTGTTTGCGTCAGGATTCGATGAAGAAACGAGGCAATTGGCCATCACGTTCACGCGGATTTCAGCAATTGGCATGATGTTTACTGCACTGATCTTCATTTCTCAAGGTCTTCTGGAGGTACATGGCCGATATACTCTCTCGTCATTAAGCGGCTTGCCATTGAACATCCTGACCATACTGTTCATTTACCTCAGTGTTGAGTATCATCTGTATCTTTTAGCAGTCGGGACACTCGTAGCGCTAGCAGGTCAGTTTTTGTTTTTTGGTCCCGCTCTATGGAAAATCGGCTACCGGCATAAATGGAAAATTTCTCTAAAAGAGAAAAGCATCCGTAATATTTTCTATATGGCCATGCCAGTAGTGATCGGTGTATCGGTCAATCAATTGAATGTCCTTGTAGACCGGACACTTGCCTCCAGAATCATTGAAGGCGGAATATCAGCGATCGCTTACACAGATAGAGTTGTTTACTTTATCCAAGGTATTTTCATCACAGCGCTTGTGACGGTCATGTTTCCAAAGATCACAAAACTGGCGGCCAGAAAAAATATGCAGCAGCTGAAAGAAATTGTAGGAAAAGTGATTTCAGCGGCAATGTTGCTTGTAATTCCGTCAACGATCGGCATGATGCTCTTTTCAAAAGAGATTATTGCACTATTGTTCGGCAGAGGAGCTTTTGGTGAAGCTGAAGTAGCAATGACTGGAGGGGTACTGTTCTTTTACTCTCTAGGACTGTTAGGTTACGGCTTGCGAGAAGTGCTTACAAAGGTTTTTTACTCTCTCGAAGACACAAAGACGCCTATGATCAATGCGACATGTACAGTTGTTTTGAATATTGGGTTAAATCTGGTGTTATCCAAAACAATGGGAATCAACGGTTTGGCACTGGCAACAAGTATTTCTGCTTTAACGAGTATCGTCCTTTTATATGCCGCTCTTGTCCGGAAAATCGGTACGTTACATACAAAGGATACAGTGGCCGATCTGTGGAAGGCGCTACTTGCTTCTGGAATTATGGGGATAGCGGCGAAAGGAATGTATGAAGCAGCGGGAGAAATTACGCCGGGAATCATTGCGTTAGGTATCGGGATTTTAACCGGAGTCCTGGTCTATGGCGGAGTATTGTGGCTGCTTCGGCAGAATGATGTGATTCGATATCAAATGCGGATATGGACGATTGCGAAGAAGTGA
- a CDS encoding O-antigen ligase family protein, with the protein MGEILTGQRHFINTAFLAVPLLLVFLYWYTGIAALYFAGAALLVIIFLSKSDIIAFCMLFALLPLENMLRMEGAPFSIVSVVIVLLFLKLFIQRKFKLDLVMFMMIVFMVFFLGLHTLVYSRLFDLDNLRFFVNIVYISSLFLVYKRTLTLKALIITKYFIFGTALLLLFSLIYTIFTLQIDLLASRLYGLREDPNYIAVMFSIATGLCLINLHQKRMNPILCNILMLFFMAGVLLTQSRGGLLAFTPNFFCYAYLMLKVDKRQVVVSAVVTLFLVYVTNQNRVFVDSVFENLTGRIDNADSDGGSGRLDIWMAYLHLYSQDIGQLLLGPHENVYPKQGSGVIVAHNLVLGAIAQSGGINLIFIGIAFVNLAKIIKDVSGVYGIYMIGLLPIVIMGAGYFFLDAVFINVFIYAFVLSLMIIYLRPELQMKRDSREEVLRFDKSTLIGEQ; encoded by the coding sequence ATGGGAGAGATTCTGACTGGCCAACGGCATTTTATAAATACTGCGTTTTTGGCCGTACCGCTGCTGCTAGTCTTTCTATACTGGTATACCGGAATTGCGGCTTTATACTTTGCCGGCGCAGCGTTACTAGTTATTATTTTTCTTTCTAAAAGCGACATCATTGCCTTCTGCATGTTATTTGCTCTGTTGCCGCTGGAAAACATGCTCCGAATGGAAGGTGCTCCATTCAGTATTGTTTCAGTCGTCATCGTCCTCCTATTCCTCAAGTTGTTCATTCAGCGGAAATTTAAGCTTGATCTTGTGATGTTTATGATGATTGTTTTCATGGTCTTCTTCCTAGGATTGCATACGTTAGTATATAGCCGATTATTTGATCTTGATAACCTGCGTTTTTTTGTAAATATCGTCTATATTAGCTCTTTGTTTCTTGTTTATAAACGAACACTCACTTTGAAAGCACTGATTATTACGAAATACTTCATTTTTGGCACAGCGCTTCTTTTATTATTTTCACTGATTTATACAATTTTCACACTCCAGATTGACTTGCTGGCATCAAGGCTCTATGGATTAAGAGAAGATCCGAATTACATTGCGGTCATGTTCTCGATTGCAACAGGCCTATGTCTAATTAATTTGCACCAAAAGCGAATGAATCCGATTTTATGCAATATACTCATGTTGTTTTTCATGGCGGGTGTCTTGCTGACGCAATCAAGAGGCGGACTTTTGGCTTTCACACCAAACTTTTTCTGTTATGCATATCTTATGCTGAAAGTAGATAAGCGGCAGGTAGTAGTATCAGCGGTAGTCACCTTGTTCCTTGTCTATGTTACCAATCAGAATAGAGTATTTGTAGATTCAGTATTTGAAAATTTGACTGGTCGTATTGATAACGCAGATAGCGACGGAGGAAGTGGAAGACTCGATATTTGGATGGCCTATCTCCATCTTTACTCACAGGATATCGGACAGCTCTTGCTTGGTCCTCATGAAAATGTCTATCCAAAACAAGGGAGTGGCGTGATTGTCGCACATAATTTGGTCTTAGGAGCGATTGCGCAAAGCGGAGGAATCAATTTAATTTTTATTGGGATTGCTTTTGTGAATCTAGCAAAAATCATTAAAGATGTGAGTGGCGTATATGGAATTTACATGATCGGTTTACTGCCTATCGTCATTATGGGAGCAGGTTACTTTTTTCTGGATGCAGTTTTCATCAACGTATTCATCTATGCATTTGTGCTGTCATTGATGATTATATACTTACGCCCAGAGCTTCAGATGAAAAGGGATTCAAGAGAAGAGGTGCTGCGTTTTGACAAGAGTACTCTTATTGGGGAGCAATGA
- a CDS encoding NAD-dependent epimerase, with the protein MKVLVTGAAGFIGYSMSEKLLNSGHEVVGIDNINDYYDVHLKEARLEKLTAHKDFSFIELDLENGAELSRILKQTGIKKVIHLAAQAGVRYSLENPQAYINSNINGFLNVLEACRRHKIDHLIYASSSSVYGANRQLPFSVHDNVDHPLSLYAATKKANELMAHTYSSLYGLPTTGLRFFTVYGPWGRPDMALFKFTKSILEEEPIEIYNNGNMLRDFTYIDDITESIFRLLHKPAESNPKWDGMQPDPGTSYAPYKVYNIGNNNPVNLMEFIHAIEEATGKTAIKQFLPLQAGDVPETYADVEDLYRDINFRPSTEIRTGIRKFIEWYTDYYELRNLSCDKQNEVKLSEKS; encoded by the coding sequence ATGAAAGTATTGGTGACAGGAGCAGCAGGTTTTATCGGATACAGCATGTCTGAAAAACTATTGAATTCGGGACATGAAGTCGTAGGTATCGATAACATAAACGATTACTATGACGTTCACTTAAAGGAAGCAAGGCTTGAAAAACTGACAGCCCACAAGGATTTTTCATTTATCGAGCTAGATTTGGAGAACGGCGCAGAGTTAAGCAGGATTTTAAAGCAGACCGGCATCAAAAAAGTCATCCATTTAGCTGCCCAAGCAGGTGTGCGGTACAGTCTTGAAAACCCTCAGGCTTATATCAATTCAAATATCAATGGGTTCCTGAACGTGCTGGAAGCTTGCCGACGACATAAAATTGACCATCTCATCTACGCATCATCAAGCTCAGTTTATGGAGCGAATCGTCAATTGCCATTTTCTGTGCATGATAACGTCGATCACCCGCTCAGTTTATACGCAGCGACAAAGAAAGCAAATGAATTGATGGCACATACATATAGCAGTTTATATGGATTGCCGACAACAGGACTCCGGTTCTTTACTGTATATGGGCCTTGGGGCAGGCCGGATATGGCATTGTTTAAATTCACGAAAAGCATCCTTGAAGAGGAACCAATTGAGATTTATAACAACGGCAATATGCTAAGGGACTTCACGTATATCGACGATATTACAGAATCCATTTTCCGTCTCCTCCACAAACCGGCGGAATCAAACCCGAAATGGGATGGTATGCAGCCAGATCCAGGGACCAGCTATGCGCCTTATAAAGTGTATAACATTGGTAATAATAATCCGGTTAATTTAATGGAGTTTATCCACGCAATAGAAGAGGCAACCGGCAAAACTGCAATCAAACAATTCTTACCACTCCAAGCGGGCGACGTACCTGAAACTTATGCGGATGTGGAGGATTTATACCGTGATATCAACTTTCGGCCATCGACGGAGATTCGGACGGGGATCAGAAAGTTCATTGAGTGGTATACGGATTACTATGAATTAAGGAATTTATCGTGTGATAAGCAAAACGAAGTTAAACTGTCAGAAAAGAGCTAA
- a CDS encoding DUF2334 domain-containing protein codes for MAFKFLFRLDDIAPNMNWTNYEKLKEVFVYYGIKPLLGVIPDNQDLELKGHPGIDPVIFWEEIRDRQKAGWEVAVHGYQHLYATNESGIIGLQARSEFAGLSYNQQLDKLKKATQIFRENKVEYITFMAPSHSFDSNTIRALRRVGICSVTDGFGLSAYRRNKMLFVPQLFAKPKKLPLGTYTFCLHLNTMTAEDIVQVERFLEENVADATTFSGVIQEERFNPMASINHLLLKTTFKGIRKAREFRTGHLAAVQKKQQKIRSRVN; via the coding sequence GTGGCTTTTAAGTTTCTATTCCGCTTAGATGATATTGCACCGAATATGAACTGGACGAATTATGAAAAGCTTAAAGAAGTTTTTGTTTATTATGGCATTAAACCTCTTTTAGGCGTTATTCCTGATAATCAGGACTTAGAACTTAAAGGACATCCTGGGATCGATCCCGTAATTTTCTGGGAGGAGATCCGGGACAGACAAAAAGCCGGATGGGAAGTGGCAGTGCATGGATATCAACATTTATACGCCACTAATGAATCAGGCATTATCGGACTGCAGGCAAGAAGCGAATTCGCCGGGTTGTCTTATAACCAGCAGCTGGATAAGCTGAAGAAGGCTACGCAAATTTTTAGAGAAAACAAAGTTGAATATATCACATTTATGGCACCCTCTCACTCTTTCGATAGTAATACAATCCGGGCATTGCGGAGAGTCGGGATCTGTTCAGTTACAGACGGTTTTGGACTATCAGCATATAGAAGAAATAAGATGTTATTTGTTCCTCAACTTTTTGCGAAACCCAAGAAATTACCCCTGGGCACGTATACCTTTTGTCTTCATCTGAACACGATGACAGCGGAAGACATTGTCCAAGTAGAGCGATTTTTAGAAGAGAATGTAGCAGACGCTACAACATTCAGTGGAGTTATACAAGAAGAGAGGTTTAATCCTATGGCGAGTATAAATCATCTTTTATTAAAAACCACCTTTAAAGGAATCCGGAAAGCTCGGGAATTCCGTACTGGCCATTTGGCGGCGGTGCAGAAAAAACAGCAAAAGATCAGAAGTAGAGTTAATTAA
- a CDS encoding nucleotide sugar dehydrogenase: MTIDKLVIAIVGLGYVGLPVAVAFARKFPVIGFDLDERRISSLKEGIDHTGEISREELRAAGIDFTSDPSSIQKAGFIIVAVPTPIDASNQPDLSLLIKASEMIGQHMRKGAVVVYESTVYPGATEEKCVPVLERYSGLEAGKEFFVGYSPERINPGDKTHTFTKIKKVVSGQNEEVCEFIASVYGTVIEGGIFKASSIRVAEAAKVIENTQRDVNIALMNELALICNRLNIDTNDVLETAATKWNFLKFTPGLVGGHCIGVDPYYLTHKAQAVGHHPEVILAGRRINDGIGRYIARAVVKKLIQRNLPVQGTRVTVLGLTFKEDVPDLRNSKVVDIIQELQEYGVEVQVTDAVSKTEDAERQYGLMLTAEQDLLPASAVILAVPHKCYKEAGWMQFNRLLDNQEGLIVDVKCVLKRHEKPEKMELWRL, from the coding sequence ATGACGATTGATAAGCTGGTAATTGCCATAGTCGGACTGGGCTATGTAGGACTTCCTGTTGCGGTTGCTTTTGCCCGGAAGTTCCCGGTTATCGGATTTGATTTGGATGAAAGAAGAATTAGTAGTTTGAAGGAAGGGATTGACCATACGGGGGAAATCAGCCGAGAGGAGTTGCGGGCTGCCGGCATTGATTTCACTTCTGACCCTTCATCTATTCAAAAAGCTGGCTTTATTATCGTGGCAGTTCCGACACCGATCGACGCAAGCAATCAGCCAGACTTATCTCTTCTCATAAAAGCCAGTGAGATGATCGGGCAGCATATGAGGAAAGGAGCTGTTGTCGTTTATGAATCGACAGTTTATCCGGGGGCTACAGAAGAAAAATGTGTTCCGGTTCTGGAGCGGTATTCAGGACTCGAAGCAGGAAAAGAGTTCTTTGTCGGTTATTCACCGGAGCGGATAAACCCTGGAGATAAAACCCATACGTTTACGAAAATCAAAAAAGTGGTTTCCGGACAAAATGAAGAAGTGTGCGAATTTATTGCTTCTGTCTATGGGACTGTAATTGAAGGCGGAATCTTCAAGGCATCTTCTATCCGGGTAGCTGAAGCGGCAAAAGTCATTGAGAACACGCAACGTGACGTCAATATTGCATTGATGAATGAATTGGCGCTGATCTGCAATCGGTTGAATATCGATACAAATGATGTGTTGGAAACAGCAGCAACAAAATGGAACTTCCTGAAATTCACCCCGGGACTTGTGGGAGGACACTGCATCGGGGTGGACCCGTACTATTTGACACATAAAGCGCAAGCGGTTGGCCATCACCCGGAAGTGATTCTAGCCGGGCGACGGATTAATGATGGGATTGGCCGATACATTGCGAGGGCAGTCGTCAAAAAACTGATTCAACGTAATCTGCCTGTGCAGGGTACTCGCGTCACAGTCCTGGGCCTTACGTTCAAAGAAGATGTTCCGGATTTGCGGAATTCAAAAGTGGTGGACATCATTCAAGAACTGCAAGAGTACGGAGTCGAGGTCCAAGTGACAGACGCAGTTTCAAAGACAGAAGATGCTGAACGGCAATATGGCTTGATGCTAACGGCAGAGCAAGACTTATTACCAGCTTCAGCGGTGATTTTGGCGGTGCCACATAAATGCTATAAGGAAGCTGGATGGATGCAATTCAATCGTCTTCTGGATAATCAGGAAGGACTTATTGTAGATGTAAAATGTGTACTAAAGAGACACGAAAAGCCCGAGAAGATGGAATTATGGAGACTTTAA
- a CDS encoding sugar transferase: MKLRNEDYWENQNFRERERVIYFGNMNRSYEVMKYAIERTLIFIGLPLILLIILIAGIAIKLESKGSVFYSQQRLGMQGQVFTIYKLRSMVSDAEKEGAKWAEKDDCRVTEVGKFIRKTRIDELPQLLNILKGDMSLIGPRPERPELTEEFRRELPDFVERLRVRPGITGLAQINGGYDLSPEQKLMYDLFYIRNQNLFFDLKILYKTWKIIFTGSGAR, encoded by the coding sequence ATGAAATTGCGGAATGAGGACTATTGGGAGAATCAGAATTTCAGGGAACGGGAACGTGTTATCTACTTCGGAAACATGAATCGCTCTTATGAAGTGATGAAGTATGCGATAGAGCGGACACTTATTTTCATTGGACTGCCATTGATCCTGCTGATCATTTTGATTGCAGGTATCGCCATTAAGCTTGAGAGCAAAGGAAGCGTATTCTATTCACAGCAACGCTTAGGGATGCAAGGACAAGTGTTTACGATCTATAAACTTCGTTCCATGGTCTCAGATGCAGAGAAGGAAGGGGCAAAATGGGCAGAAAAGGATGATTGCAGAGTTACAGAAGTCGGCAAATTCATTCGGAAGACAAGAATTGATGAACTTCCACAATTGCTGAATATTTTAAAGGGCGATATGTCCCTCATCGGACCACGTCCGGAGCGTCCGGAACTCACTGAAGAGTTTCGTAGAGAACTTCCAGATTTCGTCGAGCGGCTTCGAGTGAGGCCGGGTATTACCGGATTAGCTCAAATCAATGGTGGATACGATTTATCTCCAGAACAAAAACTTATGTACGATTTATTTTACATTAGAAATCAAAATCTATTTTTCGATTTGAAAATACTTTATAAGACTTGGAAAATTATCTTCACAGGAAGTGGAGCCAGATGA
- a CDS encoding glycosyltransferase family 4 protein gives MGKGEIIGSKIIHGVTVPRSLDLMDGQLRYLKEKGFDVKALCSPGDHAEFYRASEQVDILKIEMEREISPFKDSLSLYHAIQLLHQEKPAIVNAGTPKAGLILTMAAKICGVPIRIYTVRGLRLETTEGVKRLLLLNAERTAAKAATHVIAVSESIKNQLIDLDIAEERKIHVLGRGSSNGFAISKFERTEQSRVWAEEKRREIGLSKDNLVLGYVGRMTKDKGVDELVSIFVQLRQEVPKLKLLLIGDFEEADSVEETTKDIIQNHRDIIHFDYQPEPVPYFHLMDVFVLLSKREGFSNVLIEATLSGVPPVAAAVTGTTDTIIDGKTGYLTKAGDLEDVKAKVRRLLMDSDQRQQFAVQGKVWAEENFSNGAVWSAMYDFYQTTLQRIELQPDEQYAHNAVRFGRQR, from the coding sequence ATGGGGAAGGGTGAAATCATAGGATCAAAAATAATCCATGGAGTGACAGTGCCACGCAGTCTCGATTTGATGGACGGACAGCTACGTTACCTGAAAGAGAAAGGATTCGACGTGAAGGCGCTCTGTTCACCGGGCGACCATGCAGAATTTTACAGAGCTTCAGAACAAGTCGACATTTTAAAAATAGAAATGGAGCGGGAAATTTCCCCATTCAAGGATTCCCTTTCCCTGTACCATGCCATCCAATTGCTTCATCAAGAAAAACCGGCGATCGTGAACGCCGGGACTCCCAAAGCAGGACTGATTCTCACAATGGCGGCTAAAATATGTGGTGTCCCAATTCGAATCTATACAGTAAGGGGACTGCGATTGGAAACAACAGAAGGTGTAAAACGATTGTTATTACTTAATGCCGAACGAACAGCAGCAAAGGCAGCGACCCATGTAATTGCTGTTTCTGAGAGCATCAAGAACCAACTCATCGATCTTGATATCGCAGAGGAGAGAAAGATCCATGTATTAGGAAGAGGCAGCAGCAATGGTTTCGCCATATCCAAATTTGAAAGAACAGAACAGTCCCGTGTCTGGGCAGAAGAAAAACGCAGAGAGATAGGCCTGTCTAAGGACAATTTGGTTCTTGGGTATGTAGGCCGTATGACGAAGGACAAAGGAGTCGATGAGTTGGTAAGTATATTCGTCCAACTGCGGCAGGAAGTTCCCAAACTAAAACTTTTGCTGATTGGAGATTTTGAGGAGGCAGACTCTGTAGAAGAGACGACAAAAGATATAATTCAAAACCACCGGGATATCATACATTTCGACTACCAACCAGAACCAGTCCCGTATTTTCACTTAATGGATGTATTCGTCTTGCTGTCAAAGCGAGAGGGATTCAGCAATGTGCTTATAGAAGCGACACTATCAGGAGTCCCTCCTGTAGCAGCTGCCGTAACCGGGACGACAGACACAATCATCGATGGGAAAACCGGTTATCTTACTAAAGCTGGAGATTTAGAAGATGTGAAAGCGAAAGTTCGCCGACTTCTCATGGATTCTGATCAGCGCCAGCAGTTTGCAGTCCAAGGTAAAGTGTGGGCAGAAGAGAACTTCAGTAACGGAGCCGTCTGGTCAGCAATGTATGATTTTTATCAGACAACTCTTCAGAGGATCGAACTCCAACCCGATGAGCAATATGCGCATAATGCTGTCCGATTCGGCAGGCAACGGTAA
- a CDS encoding phenylacetate--CoA ligase family protein, translated as MRELQMKIYWNSPVFVQNILTNLEGYRKNKVRFGPIYYRHLKALEQRDYMNKETTKSYQEEEMRKLLRHAVNHSPFYKKFYEGINIKTIQSVSDLPKLPVLTKEILRNNADEIYTVSEENSVISMTSGTTGIPLKFLNTKENFQQRMAHLDFFKKQHGVIGLEMKRASFSPQKFIPKGQKKTFWRDNATAKQRLYSTYYCNEQTAEKFAENLNHYKPDFLDGLPSSIYEIARWINKNNIQLKFRPIAIFPTSETLYPHYRTEIERAFKCPVRDQYSSSEGSPFITECTQGNLHYHTDTGVIEVTEDGDMLVTCFFTYGTPLIRYRIGDAVKLSDSQQTCACGSAFPLVDWIQGRSNDFVQSKSGRRFNFLHLSTTSPALVAAVDKMQFIQHKPGRLIALMEAHENNRDAATAVMREKLDYTFEGDMDIEIQFTDRIPVPENSKFRLIINHSAS; from the coding sequence GTGCGAGAACTGCAAATGAAAATCTACTGGAATTCACCGGTTTTTGTTCAGAATATATTGACCAACCTGGAAGGATACCGCAAAAACAAAGTGCGGTTCGGACCAATTTATTACCGCCATTTAAAAGCCTTGGAACAGCGTGACTATATGAATAAGGAAACGACGAAAAGTTACCAGGAAGAGGAAATGAGAAAGTTACTCCGTCACGCAGTCAACCATAGCCCTTTCTATAAAAAGTTTTATGAAGGAATCAATATCAAAACGATTCAGTCCGTCAGCGATCTTCCGAAGCTGCCGGTACTAACGAAGGAAATTCTCCGTAATAATGCAGATGAAATTTATACGGTATCTGAAGAGAATTCGGTTATTTCTATGACAAGCGGAACAACTGGAATTCCGCTTAAATTCTTAAACACGAAAGAAAACTTTCAACAGCGGATGGCCCACTTGGATTTTTTTAAAAAGCAGCATGGAGTAATTGGACTTGAAATGAAGCGTGCTTCATTCAGTCCTCAAAAGTTTATTCCGAAAGGGCAAAAAAAGACATTTTGGCGGGATAATGCAACTGCAAAACAGCGTCTCTATTCCACTTATTACTGTAATGAACAGACAGCGGAAAAATTCGCGGAGAATTTGAATCACTACAAGCCTGATTTTTTGGATGGCCTTCCATCGTCAATATATGAGATTGCCCGCTGGATCAATAAAAACAATATTCAATTGAAGTTCAGACCGATAGCGATCTTTCCAACTTCTGAAACACTATATCCGCATTATCGGACAGAAATAGAACGTGCATTCAAATGTCCTGTCAGAGATCAATATAGCTCGTCGGAGGGATCGCCTTTTATCACCGAGTGTACACAGGGGAACCTGCACTACCATACAGATACTGGCGTAATTGAGGTAACGGAAGACGGGGACATGCTAGTCACATGTTTTTTTACATATGGCACGCCGTTGATCCGTTACCGGATTGGAGATGCAGTGAAATTGAGCGATAGCCAGCAGACATGTGCGTGTGGATCTGCTTTTCCATTAGTGGACTGGATTCAGGGACGCTCAAATGATTTCGTCCAGTCGAAAAGTGGGCGGAGATTTAATTTCCTTCACCTATCGACCACCAGCCCCGCTTTAGTGGCGGCTGTGGATAAAATGCAATTCATCCAGCATAAGCCTGGCAGGTTAATAGCTCTCATGGAGGCGCACGAGAACAACAGGGATGCGGCAACTGCTGTAATGAGAGAAAAACTTGATTACACCTTCGAAGGAGATATGGATATTGAAATTCAGTTTACCGATCGGATACCGGTACCAGAGAACAGCAAGTTCCGGTTAATAATCAATCATTCAGCCTCCTAA